The following proteins are co-located in the Sporolactobacillus pectinivorans genome:
- the addA gene encoding helicase-exonuclease AddAB subunit AddA, whose protein sequence is MTEAKPEGSRWTDEQWRAINEVGHDILVAAAAGSGKTAVLVERIIRKIINPQNRINIDDLLVVTFTNAAASEMRERIGRALDEQIAEHPESLYLRRQQALLSKASIMTLHAFCMSVIKKYYYYLDLDPGFRLLDETEAGLLREEILDEVLEEHYTSGNSIFFRLVDQYSGDRDDHALRNLVFRLYDFSLSNPWPNQWLDRLPAAYQPEEGQSIDHFSWVRGLRHVLFQYFSEAAAALEEAIRLCGDTGGPAAYAETLSADLLNIRHLLSFENAGWEAVRSAVLSVSFNKLKAVSAKEVDGATKDQVKKARDKVKRTIAELQQQWFARSSTDLLQDLRDMAPSVSMLVALVKDFGHHFTKEKRRKGVLDFSDLEHECLKVLRSEDSDPGKEVPSVVARQYRACFEEVLVDEYQDTNRVQEAIIRLITKDSADSGNLFMVGDVKQSIYGFRLAEPGLFIEKYKKFSDPDSDGDKIDLSSNFRSRAEIINGINYLFRQTMDETAGGVDYDRAAELRFGAEYPEESLPVDFELIDRADLDSDEEGETDDYDSTELEAAAISDRIAAMVGDGKTPAFQVYDRGEHRMRAVRYRDIAILMRSASTAAAVMKDILGRRGIPAYAELSKGYFDTVEVSVMLAVLQVVDNPFQDIPLASVLRSPIVGLDGDSLAQIRMSDRDVSYFMAMNYYTETHQGQLSDQLSGFIDRLAKWRNLSKSHSVSELIWQIYRDTGYYDYVGGLVGGAQRQANLKAFYDRARQYEKTSFRGLFRFLRFIERMREIGGDLGEARALSEQEDVVRIMTIHKSKGLEFPIVFVSGIGKKFNMKDLVSPALLHKTLGIGTRWIDSENRVSTPTLPYLAIREQLKADAVAEEMRILYVAVTRAREKLILVGTVRDAGKVARQWLPALKYRGWLLPEYLRTSAATFLDWIGPAVVRHGSSEALHHLIGEAPDRSVVSEDQAAWNISVISVGNLDVGQAEQAPKESIRFARLKQWKAVESHSGMQDEVRRRLEWSYPFRQATLFMAKQTVTEIKSQQDYFSQGQDDRLIARRFSGISRDRPQFLQQGGLSSTERGTAMHVLMQHLDLEHAAEEASIKNQGLALVEKEILTGDQEKSLNYPEVVAFLRSPIGIKMKRAGQVTRECPFSLVLDAAEVYPTWRHDGPEKDGQVLIQGVIDCIIEGRQGLILLDYKTDRLSGRFAEKQAAIEELTRRYRVQLGLYRLAIEKIWKRKVAQIGLYAFDGGYFIDLTEEGETLE, encoded by the coding sequence ATGACGGAAGCAAAGCCTGAAGGGAGCAGATGGACGGACGAACAGTGGCGAGCGATCAATGAAGTAGGTCACGACATTCTCGTCGCAGCGGCGGCGGGTTCCGGAAAAACGGCCGTACTTGTTGAGCGGATTATCAGGAAAATCATCAACCCACAGAATCGGATCAATATTGACGATCTGCTGGTTGTTACTTTTACCAATGCGGCAGCATCAGAAATGAGAGAGCGGATCGGCCGTGCGCTCGATGAGCAAATTGCGGAACATCCTGAAAGCCTCTATCTCCGCCGTCAACAGGCGCTGCTCAGCAAAGCTTCAATCATGACTTTGCATGCGTTTTGTATGTCTGTTATTAAAAAATATTATTATTATCTGGATCTTGATCCCGGATTTCGGCTGCTGGATGAAACGGAAGCCGGTCTGCTTCGTGAAGAAATTCTCGATGAAGTTCTTGAGGAACATTACACATCAGGAAATTCCATTTTTTTTCGCCTGGTAGACCAATATTCGGGAGACAGGGACGATCATGCGCTTCGCAATCTGGTTTTCCGCCTTTACGATTTTTCTCTCAGTAATCCCTGGCCGAATCAATGGCTTGATCGGCTGCCCGCTGCCTACCAGCCGGAGGAAGGGCAGTCGATTGATCACTTCAGCTGGGTTCGCGGCCTGAGACATGTCCTTTTTCAATATTTTTCCGAAGCCGCGGCGGCATTGGAGGAAGCTATTCGTCTTTGTGGGGATACGGGTGGGCCTGCCGCTTATGCTGAAACGCTGTCCGCGGATCTTTTAAATATTCGTCATCTCCTCTCATTTGAAAACGCCGGATGGGAAGCTGTCCGCTCGGCTGTCTTGTCCGTTTCTTTTAATAAGCTTAAAGCCGTCTCCGCAAAAGAAGTGGACGGCGCAACGAAAGATCAGGTAAAAAAAGCGCGTGACAAGGTGAAAAGAACAATTGCTGAGCTTCAACAGCAGTGGTTTGCACGCAGTTCCACTGATTTGCTTCAGGATCTTCGTGACATGGCTCCTTCCGTTTCGATGCTTGTCGCGCTGGTCAAAGATTTTGGACACCATTTTACAAAAGAAAAACGCAGAAAAGGAGTGCTTGATTTTTCAGATCTGGAACATGAATGTTTGAAAGTGCTCCGATCAGAGGATTCTGATCCGGGTAAAGAGGTACCTTCAGTTGTTGCCAGGCAGTACCGCGCCTGTTTTGAAGAAGTGTTGGTTGACGAATACCAGGATACGAACCGTGTCCAAGAAGCGATTATCCGGCTGATCACAAAAGACAGCGCCGATAGCGGAAACTTGTTTATGGTCGGCGATGTGAAACAAAGTATTTACGGATTCCGGCTGGCTGAACCGGGACTCTTCATTGAAAAATATAAAAAGTTTTCTGACCCGGATTCTGACGGGGATAAAATTGATCTTTCCAGCAATTTTCGAAGCCGCGCGGAAATCATCAATGGTATAAATTATCTTTTTCGGCAGACGATGGATGAAACTGCGGGCGGCGTGGATTATGATCGTGCTGCAGAGCTGCGTTTCGGAGCGGAATATCCGGAAGAAAGTTTGCCGGTCGACTTTGAACTGATCGACCGAGCTGACCTGGATAGCGATGAAGAGGGTGAAACAGATGATTATGATTCGACGGAGCTTGAAGCTGCTGCGATCAGCGACAGGATTGCAGCGATGGTCGGCGACGGAAAGACCCCGGCTTTCCAGGTTTATGATCGGGGGGAACACCGGATGCGGGCGGTGCGCTACCGTGATATTGCCATTCTGATGCGTTCGGCGAGCACGGCTGCTGCTGTGATGAAAGACATCCTCGGACGCCGCGGGATTCCTGCTTACGCCGAGCTGTCCAAGGGCTATTTTGATACGGTTGAAGTATCGGTCATGCTTGCCGTGCTGCAGGTGGTGGACAATCCCTTTCAGGACATCCCGCTTGCGTCCGTGCTCCGTTCGCCAATCGTTGGCCTGGACGGGGATTCACTGGCCCAAATCCGTATGTCGGATCGTGATGTTTCTTACTTCATGGCGATGAATTACTATACCGAAACGCATCAAGGCCAGCTTTCAGATCAGCTCTCAGGATTTATCGATCGGCTGGCCAAATGGCGTAATCTCTCAAAAAGCCACTCTGTTTCTGAGCTTATCTGGCAAATCTATCGCGACACCGGATATTATGATTATGTCGGAGGTCTGGTCGGCGGCGCGCAGCGTCAGGCCAATCTCAAAGCGTTCTATGATCGCGCCAGGCAGTATGAAAAAACGTCATTCCGAGGGTTATTCCGTTTTCTGCGTTTTATTGAGAGAATGCGGGAAATCGGCGGTGACCTTGGCGAAGCCCGGGCATTAAGCGAACAGGAAGATGTTGTGCGGATCATGACCATCCATAAAAGCAAGGGGCTAGAATTTCCAATAGTTTTTGTGTCTGGCATTGGAAAAAAGTTTAATATGAAGGATCTGGTTTCTCCCGCGTTGCTGCATAAAACACTTGGCATTGGTACACGCTGGATTGATTCGGAAAACAGGGTGAGTACACCGACGCTTCCTTACCTCGCGATCCGAGAGCAGCTGAAAGCAGATGCCGTGGCAGAAGAGATGCGCATTCTTTATGTTGCGGTTACCCGCGCCCGGGAAAAACTGATTTTGGTCGGGACAGTTCGCGACGCGGGAAAAGTGGCGCGTCAGTGGCTCCCGGCGCTTAAATATCGCGGATGGCTGCTTCCTGAATATCTCAGGACTTCGGCAGCAACATTTCTGGACTGGATCGGGCCAGCCGTAGTGCGGCATGGCTCTTCGGAAGCGCTGCATCACCTGATTGGCGAAGCGCCGGACAGGTCGGTTGTTTCGGAAGACCAGGCGGCATGGAATATCAGTGTCATTTCGGTGGGTAATCTCGACGTTGGACAAGCAGAACAGGCGCCAAAAGAAAGCATACGCTTCGCGCGTTTGAAACAGTGGAAGGCTGTTGAATCACATTCCGGCATGCAGGATGAGGTCAGGAGGCGGCTGGAATGGAGTTATCCGTTTCGTCAGGCGACATTGTTTATGGCGAAACAGACGGTCACAGAGATTAAGTCCCAGCAGGATTATTTCAGTCAGGGACAGGATGATCGCCTGATTGCACGCCGGTTTTCAGGTATAAGCAGAGACAGGCCGCAATTTCTGCAGCAGGGCGGACTGTCGTCCACAGAGCGCGGCACAGCAATGCATGTTTTAATGCAGCATCTGGATCTGGAGCATGCCGCGGAAGAAGCGTCAATCAAGAATCAGGGACTCGCGCTTGTGGAGAAAGAAATTTTGACCGGTGATCAGGAGAAGAGCCTGAATTATCCGGAGGTTGTCGCATTTTTACGGTCGCCGATTGGCATTAAAATGAAACGTGCCGGCCAAGTGACGCGGGAGTGTCCGTTCAGTCTTGTTCTAGATGCGGCAGAGGTGTATCCGACGTGGCGCCATGACGGCCCGGAAAAAGACGGACAGGTGCTGATTCAGGGCGTGATCGACTGTATTATAGAGGGCAGGCAGGGGCTGATTCTGCTTGACTATAAAACAGACAGGCTGTCCGGCCGCTTTGCCGAAAAACAAGCGGCAATTGAGGAATTGACACGGCGCTATCGTGTACAGCTCGGTTTGTACCGGCTTGCGATCGAAAAAATCTGGAAGCGGAAAGTAGCGCAAATCGGCCTTTACGCATTTGACGGCGGTTATTTTATCGATCTGACAGAAGAAGGGGAGACATTAGAATGA